In Burkholderia gladioli, a genomic segment contains:
- a CDS encoding amidohydrolase family protein, translating into MSHPPRFSARRRRLLGAAAASTLLPALASRPGFAKENPPPMNPSSNYLPVRADWLASGTEAALEPGLPIIDAHHHFYERPGWTYLLDEYLADARSGHDITASVYMQALTRYRQSGPEALRPVGEIEYVAGVTAPLQHGKPQVAKGMVGYADLRQGAAVREVLEAELAAGDGRLRGIRHLVTWDADTTLANPLTGAPRGLLLDRRYQEGIAQLAPLGLSYDAWLFFPQLPELFELAKAHPELPIIINHCGGVVRIASYAAHRQDVFEQWSRSMRELARLPNVHVKVGGLGMRINGFDFEKGERPPSSIELAAAWKPWMLACIEMFGAERCMFESNFPVDKGSYPFSNGWNAFKRLTADAGADERAALFRGTAAKVYRLG; encoded by the coding sequence ATGAGCCATCCCCCTCGCTTTTCCGCGCGCCGCCGTCGCCTGCTGGGCGCGGCCGCCGCCTCCACCCTGCTGCCCGCGCTCGCGTCGCGGCCGGGTTTCGCCAAGGAGAACCCGCCCCCGATGAATCCCTCCAGCAACTACCTCCCGGTGCGGGCCGACTGGCTGGCCTCGGGCACCGAGGCGGCGCTCGAACCCGGGCTGCCGATCATCGACGCGCATCATCACTTCTACGAGCGCCCCGGCTGGACCTACCTGCTCGACGAATACCTGGCCGACGCGCGATCGGGCCACGACATCACGGCTTCCGTCTACATGCAGGCGCTCACGCGCTATCGCCAATCGGGCCCGGAAGCGTTGCGCCCGGTCGGCGAGATCGAATACGTGGCGGGCGTGACCGCGCCGCTGCAGCACGGCAAACCGCAGGTGGCCAAGGGCATGGTCGGCTACGCGGACCTGCGGCAGGGAGCGGCCGTGCGCGAGGTGCTGGAGGCAGAGCTGGCCGCCGGCGACGGCCGCCTGCGCGGCATCCGCCACCTGGTGACCTGGGATGCCGATACCACGCTGGCCAATCCGCTGACCGGCGCGCCGCGCGGCTTGCTGCTCGACCGCCGTTACCAGGAAGGCATCGCGCAACTGGCGCCGCTGGGGCTGTCCTACGATGCCTGGCTGTTCTTCCCGCAACTGCCGGAATTGTTCGAGCTGGCCAAGGCGCATCCTGAGCTACCGATCATCATCAACCATTGCGGCGGCGTGGTGCGGATCGCCAGCTACGCGGCGCATCGACAGGATGTGTTCGAGCAGTGGTCGCGCTCGATGCGCGAGCTGGCGCGCCTGCCGAACGTGCACGTGAAGGTGGGCGGCCTGGGCATGCGCATCAACGGCTTCGACTTCGAGAAGGGGGAGCGCCCGCCCTCGTCGATCGAGCTGGCCGCGGCCTGGAAGCCCTGGATGCTCGCCTGCATCGAGATGTTCGGCGCCGAGCGCTGCATGTTCGAGAGCAACTTCCCGGTCGACAAGGGCTCCTATCCGTTCAGCAACGGCTGGAATGCCTTCAAGCGGCTGACCGCGGATGCCGGGGCCGACGAGCGCGCGGCGCTGTTCCGCGGCACCGCGGCGAAGGTCTATCGACTGGGCTGA
- a CDS encoding GNAT family N-acetyltransferase: MPNPGALAVKDTLVVRYVTPADFNAWLPLWNGYNAFYGRVGETALPRDITELTWRRFFDGYEPMHAMVAESASEIVGLVHFLYHRHTTLAGPICYLQDLYTLASARGKGIGRALIEAVYREARQDGAERVYWQTHETNQTAMKLYDQLASKSGFLVYRHAL; this comes from the coding sequence ATGCCGAACCCAGGAGCCCTTGCCGTGAAAGACACGCTCGTCGTCCGTTACGTCACCCCCGCCGACTTCAACGCCTGGCTGCCGCTCTGGAACGGCTACAACGCGTTCTACGGCCGCGTGGGCGAGACGGCGCTGCCCAGGGACATCACCGAGCTGACCTGGCGCCGCTTCTTCGACGGCTACGAGCCGATGCACGCGATGGTGGCGGAATCGGCGAGCGAGATCGTCGGGCTGGTCCACTTCCTCTATCACCGCCACACCACGCTGGCCGGCCCGATCTGCTACCTGCAGGATCTCTATACGCTGGCCTCGGCGCGCGGCAAGGGCATCGGGCGCGCGCTGATCGAGGCCGTCTATCGCGAGGCGAGGCAGGACGGCGCCGAACGCGTCTACTGGCAGACGCACGAAACCAACCAGACGGCGATGAAGCTTTACGACCAGCTCGCCAGCAAGTCGGGCTTCCTGGTGTATCGCCACGCGCTTTGA
- a CDS encoding ribbon-helix-helix domain-containing protein produces the protein MCSVYINADPILYESRTRAIRIHGVVTTVRLENLFWDVLQEIANREDMTTSQFAAKLHDELVALRGEEPLNFASFLRVCCMRYLSVSSARNQAAGDAPPGAARLKVVEAGR, from the coding sequence ATGTGCAGTGTCTACATCAACGCGGATCCCATCCTCTACGAATCGCGCACGCGCGCGATCCGGATACACGGGGTGGTCACCACGGTGCGCCTGGAGAACCTGTTCTGGGACGTGCTGCAGGAGATCGCCAATCGCGAGGACATGACCACCAGCCAGTTCGCCGCCAAGCTGCATGACGAGCTGGTGGCGCTGCGCGGCGAGGAGCCGCTCAACTTCGCCTCGTTCCTGCGCGTGTGCTGCATGCGCTACCTGTCGGTGAGCAGCGCGCGCAACCAGGCGGCCGGCGACGCGCCGCCCGGCGCGGCCCGGCTGAAGGTGGTGGAGGCCGGGCGATAG